The following is a genomic window from Thermoanaerobaculia bacterium.
GCGGCGCGGGGCAATCTGCGGCGCCGCCGCGACTCGACGATGGCAACGCATCGCCATCATCGCGGCGACTGGCAGCTTACCCCGCGGCGCTCCGAACGCCGCCATCGTTATTCCCGGGGCGGGACACCACTCCCGCGACTACAAAGGAGGCGGCTCGTTGAGCACGAGCCAATACAGCCCCAGCTGCCGGACGGCATCGACGAACTTCGCGAAATCGACCGGCTTCAGGATGTAGCTGTTCGCCCCCGTCCGGTAGCCCCGGATCAGGTCCTGCTCCTCGCGCGAGGAGGTCAGGATCACGACCGGCACGAGCCGCGTCCGATCGTCGGCGCGGATCCGCGCGAGCACGTCGAGCCCGCCGATCTTCGGAAGCTTGAGGTCGAGGAGGACCACCGCGGGGGTCTTCGCGGGGTCGCGCCCCGCGTGCGTCCCTTCGCCGAAGAGATAGTCGATGGCTTCCGCGCCGTCGCGCGCGACGACCACCGGGTTCAGAATGTTGCTTCGGGCGAGCGCGCGGAGCGTCAGCTCCTCGTCGTCCGGGTTGTCCTCGACGAGCAGGATGATCTTTTCTTCGAACATCGTTCCGGCGGCCTCTTTTCTCGGGCCCATCGTAGCGCCTCAGCCCGGCGCCCCCCACCCCGGTTCATGAAAGATTATACGGGGCCGACGACGCGTCGGTCGGCCGATCGCTCGTCCTTCCAGCGGTTTGGACCGTCCGGAACCGTGGGGCACGGGCGGCCGGACCTCCTCTCGGGCCGCCGGGATCGCCTTGACAGCCGCCGGGACGGATGCTTACGATCTCTTTCGGTTCTTTGATTTCATCCAGAGCGGCGGAGGGAATGGGCCCCGTGAAGCCGCGGCAACCGGGTTCCGTGTCGCGCGGAAAGCGTCAGGTGCCAAATCCCACCCCCGAGAGGGGAGAGATGAGATGAGAGGCTCGCGATCGATTTCCGCGGATTCCGCCCCTCATCGACGTGGAGGGGCTTTTTCATGGCTGTAAATTTCCGCCAGGCGCTCGAACACGACGTCCTTCTCGCCGACGGCGCGATCGGGACGCTCCTCGTCACGCGCGGCGCGGAGCCGTCGACGGCGAAGTCGTCGCTCTGCCTCTCGGCGCCCGACGCCGTGAGCGAGGTCCACGACGACTACGTCGACGCGGGCGCGCGCATCCTCACGACGAACACGTGGGACGCCAACCGGGTGAAGCTCCGCGAGCACGACTGGGCGGACTCGCTCGAGAAGATCAACCGCGCCGCGGTCGCGCTCGCCCGGGAGGCCGGCGCCGGCGAGCACATCTTCGTCGCCGGTTCCGTCGGACCGCTGGGCGCGATGGTCAAGCCGTACGGGTCTCTCGCGCTCTCCCAGGTCCGCGAGATCTTCGAGGAGCAGATCCGGATCCTCGTCGAGGAAGGGGTCGACCTCCTGCTTCTCGAGTCGTTCAGCAACCTGCTCGAGGCCGCGGAAGCCGTTCGGGCGGCGCGCGGCCTCTCGGCGGACATCCCGATCGTCGCGCAGATGACGTTCTACGCCGACGGGCGCACCGCGTTCGGCGAGCGGGCCGGAGACGCGCTCCGCACGCTCGTCGCGGCCGGGGCGGACGCCGCCGGGATCAACTGCACGCTCGGCCCGCAGGAGACGCTCGACGTCTTCGGACAGATCGCGTCGCAGGTCGGGGCGCCGCTCTCCGTGATGCCCAACGCCGGATATCCCACGCTGATCCGCGGGCGCAACGTCTACAACGCCTCGCCCGACTATTTCCGCGAGTACGCCCTCGAGTTCGTCGACCACGGCGCGGCGATCGTCGGCGGCTGTTGCGGGACGACCCCCGAGCACGTCCGCGCGATGGCGCGGGCGCTCTCCGGCGCCGCGCGGCGGCCGCTCGCGACGGCGGTCGAGGCGGTGCGGGAGAGCTACCCCCATGCGGTCGTCGGGGAGACGATCGAGACCTCGCATTTCAAGCGCAAGCTCGCCTCGACGTCCTTCGCGGTCACCGTCGAGGTCGAGCCGCCGCGGGGCGCGGACTGCCGCTCCTCGATCGAAGCCGCCCGCCTGCTCCGGGGCCTCGGCGTCGACGCCGTCAACGTCACGGACAACCCGATGGCGCGCCTGCGCATGTCCTCGGTCGCCGTCGCCGGGCTCATCCAGCGCGAGACCGGGCTCGACGCGATCGTGCAGTTCACGACGCGCGACCGCAACGTGCTCGGGATCCAATCGGACCTGCTCGGCGCCTCGGCGCTGGGGTTGAAGGCGCTGCTCTGCCTCGGAGGCGACCCGCTCAAGATCGGCGACTATCCCGACGGTCACCAGGTTTCCGAGGTCGACACGCTCGGCCTGCTGCGGATCGCGAAGATCTTAAACGCCGGCGCCGATCTCGTCGGGAACCCGATCGGCGCGCCGACGTCGTTTGCGATCGGCTGCGCGGCCAACCCCGCGGCGCGCGACCTCGAGGTCGAGTTCTCGAAGCTCCGGGCGAAGATCGAGGCGGGCGCCACGTTCGCGCAGACGCAGCCGGTCTTCGACCCGGCCGCGCTGGAGACGTTCTTCGCCCGCCCCGACGCCCGCGCGATACCGGTTCTCGTCGGGCTCATCCCGCTCAAGAGCCTGAAGCAGACGCTCTATTTCGCCAACGAGGTGCCGGGGATGGTCGTGCCCGAGGAGACGATCGCGCGGATGCGGCGCGCGGCCGAGCGCGGCCCCGAGTTCGAGGCGGAGGAAGGGCTTGCGATCGCGAGGGAGCTCGCGGCGGCCATCGCCGCGGTCGCCCCGGGGATGCACGTCATGCCGATGCAGAAGTACGCCTCGGTGGCGACGATCCTCGAGGCGGTGCCCGCCGCGGCCCGGCGCGCCGCGGCGGCCGAAGGCCCGTCGTGACCCCGCGCGCCGCGAAACCTCACCCCCGCTCTCCCGGTGACAAGGGGGAAAAAGGCGACGCTCTTGCCGCGCTCCTGAAAGAGCGCATCGTCGTGATCGACGGCGCCATGGGGACGATGATCCAGGCGCACGGCCTCGACGAGGCGGCCTATCGGGGCGAGCGGTTCCGGGCGCACCCCGTCGACCTGCGCGGGAACAACGACCTGCTGTCGATCACGCGCCCCGGGATCGTCGAGGCGATCCACCGGCAGTATCTCGAGGCGGGCGCGGACGTCATCGAGACGAACACCTTCAACGCGAACGCCATCTCGATGGCCGATTACCGTCTGGAGCCGCACGTCGCGGAGATCAACCGGGAGGCGGCCCGGATCGCGCGTCGGGCGGCGGATGCCTTCGCGGCGGCCCATGGGCGGCCGGCGTTCGTCGCCGGCTCGATGGGTCCCACGAACCGGACGCTGTCGCTCTCGACGGACGTCAATCGTCCCGGATGGCGGGAGAAGCGGTGGGACGACTTCGTCGGGGCGTATGCGGAGCAGGCGGCGGCGCTCCTCGAGGGCGGCGTCGATCTCCTCCTCGTCGAGACCGTGTTCGACACCCTGGTCGCGAAGGCCGCGCTCTTCGCGATCGAGACGGTCTTCGAGTCGCGCGGCCTCCGCGTTCCCGTGATGGTCTCGGGGACGATCACGGACCGCAGCGGACGGACCCTCTCGGGTCAGCTCATCGAGGCCTTCTGGATCTCGGTTTCGCACGCGGACCTGCTCTCCGTGGGGCTCAACTGCGCGCTCGGCGCCCCCGAGATGGCGCCCTACCTCGAGGAGCTCGCCGGGCTCGCGCCGGTCGCCGTCAGCGCGTATCCCAACGCGGGGCTTCCGAACGCGTTCGGCGGCTTCGACGAGACGCCGGAGAAGATGGCCGCCGATCTCGCGCGCTTCGCCGAACGCGGGTGGATCAACTTCGCCGGCGGGTGCTGCGGGACGACGCCGGAGCACATCCGCCGGATCGCGGAGGCCGTGCGCCCGTTCCCGCCGCGCGTGCCGGCGTCGCCGCCGCCGTACACGCGCCTGTCCGGGCTCGAGCCGCTCACGATCCGTCCCGACTCGAACTTCATCGTCGTCGGGGAGCGGACGAACGTCACGGGATCGCCGAAGTTCGCGAGGCTCGTCCTGGAAGGGGACCTCGAAGGCGCCCTCTCGGTCGCGCGGCAGCAGGTCGAAGGAGGCGCCAACATCCTCGACGTCAACATGGACGAAGGGATGCTCGACTCCGAACGGGCGATGCGCGATTTCCTGAGCCTCGTCGCGGCCGAGCCCGAGATTTCCCGTCTCCCGATCATGGTGGACAGCTCGCGATGGCCGGTCCTCGAGGCGGGGCTGCAATGCCTGCAGGGGAAGGGAGTCGTCAACTCGCTGTCGCTCAAGGAAGGAGAGGAGGAGTTTCGCCGGCAGGCGAAGCTCGTGCGGCGCTACGGCGCGGCGGTCGTCGTGATGGCCTTCGACGAGGAGGGTCAGGCGACGACGACCGAGCGGCGCGTGGCGATATGCCGGCGCGCCCACGCGATCCTCACGGAGCTCGGCTTTCCCTCCTCGGACGTCATCTTCGACCCCAACGTGCTCACGATCGCGACCGGGATCGAGGAGCACGACGCGTATGCCGTGAGCTTCCTCGAGGCCGTGCGCCGGATCAAGTCGGAGCTCCCGGGCTGCAAGGTGAGCGGCGGTGTGAGCAACATCTCGTTCTCCTTCCGCGGCAACCGCGGGGTGCGCGAGGCGATGCACTCGGCGTTCCTGTACCACGCGATCCGCGCGGGGATGGACATGGGAATCGTCAACGCCGGCCAGCTCGAGGTGTACGAGGAGATCGACCCGGAGCTGCGCGAGCGGGTCGAGGACGTCCTGCTGAACCGCCGGCCCGACGCGACCGAGCGGCTCCTCGCGCTCGCGGAGTCGGTGCGCGGGAAGGAAAGGGGAGCGGCGGCGGAGGAAGACTGGCGTTCGGCGCCCGTCGAGGAGCGCCTCGCGCACGCCCTCGTCAAGGGGATCGTCGACCACGTCGACGAAGACGTCGAAGAGGCGCGGCTCAAGCTCGGCCGGCCGCTCGCCGTGATCGAAGGGCCGCTGATGGCCGGGATGAACGTCGTCGGGGACCTCTTCGGGAGCGGGAAGATGTTCCTCCCGCAGGTCGTCAAGAGCGCGCGCGTCATGAAACGGGCGGTCGCGGTCCTCCTGCCGTATCTCGAGGCGGAAAAGACGGCCGGCGAGCGCTCGAACGCCGGAAAGGTGCTGCTCGCGACGGTGAAGGGGGACGTCCACGACATCGGCAAGAACATCGTCGGGGTCGTGCTCTCCTGCAACAACTACGAAGTGATCGATCTCGGCGTGATGGTCCCGGCCGACCGGATCCTCCGCGCCGCGCGCGAGAGGAACGTCGACGTCGTCGGGCTGTCGGGCCTGATCACGCCGTCGCTCGACGAGATGGTCCACGTGGCGCAGGCGCTCGAGCGGGAGGGCTTCTCCGTGCCTCTCCTGATCGGCGGCGCGACGACGAGCCCGCTCCACACCGCGATCCGGATCGCGCCGGCGTACTCGGCGCCGGTCGTCCACGTTCCCGACGCGTCCCGGGCCGTCGCGGCCGTTTCCGCGCTCCTCTCGGCGGACCGCGCCTCCTTCGCGCGCGCCCACCGGGAGCGCCAGGAGCAGGCGCGCGCGGCGCACCTCGCCCGCGGCGAACGGCCGCTCCTTCCTCTCGAGGAGGCAAGGCGGCGGCGGACGCCGATCGACTGGGAGCGCGAGCCGCCCGCGACCCCCTCTTTCTTCGGAGCGCGGACGATCGAGGCGCTTCCGTGGGACGAGCTCCTCCCGCTGATCGACTGGACCCCGTTCTTCCACGCGTGGGGGATGCGCGGCCGCTATCCGCAGATCCTCGAGGACGCCGAGGCCGGCTCGCGGGCGCGCGAGCTGTACCTCGACGCCGGCCGGATGCTCGACCGGCTGGCCGCCGGCGGCCGAGTCCGCGTGCGCGCGGCCTTCGGTTTCTTTCCGGCCGCCGCCCGCGGCGACGACGTCGCGATCTTCGACCCCGCCGATCCGCAGCGCCCGATCGGCGCCTTCCACACGCTCCGCCAGCAGGGAGAGCGTCCCGAAGGAGAGCCGAACCAGGCGCTGGCCGATTTCGTCGCGTCCGAGGGCCCCGGACCGCGCGACGCGGTCGGCGCGTTCGTGGTGACGGCGGGCGGCGAAATCGACGAGATCGCTCGCGATCACGAGCGGGAGCACGATGACTACGCGGCCATCATGGTCAAGACGCTCGGCGACCGGCTCGTCGAGGCGGGCGCGGAGTGGCTGCACCGGAGGGCGCGGCAGGAATGGGGCTTCGGGCGCGACGAGCGGCTGACCGTCGAGGACCTCCTGAAGGAGCGGTATCGCGGCATCCGGCCGGCGCCCGGATACCCGGCGTGCCCGGACCACACCGAAAAGGAGGTGATCTTCCGCCTCCTCGACGCGCAGGCGCGGACGGGCGTCCGCCTGACGGAGAGCTTCGCGATGTCGCCGGGCAGCTCGATCGCCGGCTTTTACTTCGCCCACCCCCGCGCCCGTTACTTCGCGGTCGGCCGGATCGGCCGCGACCAGGCGGCCGACTACGCCGCCCGGAAGGGGCTGTCGCTGGCGGAGGTCGAGCGCTGGCTCGGACCCTCGCTCGGGTACGACCCCCTCCCGGCTTCTCCCGCGGCCGTCCCGGTGTGACCCCTTCGCGCCGCTTTTCCGGAATTGTTCCGATTTGGCATGCCATCCGCTAGAATCCCGCCAACAAGAGGAGGAGGGTCTCATGAAATTCGTCGCCTCACGCGCCGCGCTGGCGGTCGCGGTCGCCCTGCTCTATGTTCCGCTCTACGCGGCGGAAGGAACGCTCGGCGGCATGGTCGTCGACGAGAGCGGCACGCCCGTGACGGGCGCCAAGATCACGATCACGACGCCCAAACAGAAAGACTTCAACAGCGTTCAGACGACGGACGAGAGCGGCCGGTTCACGGCGACCGTGCCCAATGCGAAATGGGAATACGGTCTGCGCGTCGAACGGGACGGGTTCTCGCCGAGCCAGACGGAGACGCCGTCGGCCAACGGCAACCTGTCGATCACGATGCATCCCCCCTTCCCCGGCACCGCTCCTCCTCCGCCGAAGGTCGATCCGGGCGTGGCCGCCTA
Proteins encoded in this region:
- a CDS encoding response regulator, which produces MFEEKIILLVEDNPDDEELTLRALARSNILNPVVVARDGAEAIDYLFGEGTHAGRDPAKTPAVVLLDLKLPKIGGLDVLARIRADDRTRLVPVVILTSSREEQDLIRGYRTGANSYILKPVDFAKFVDAVRQLGLYWLVLNEPPPL
- a CDS encoding bifunctional homocysteine S-methyltransferase/methylenetetrahydrofolate reductase — encoded protein: MAVNFRQALEHDVLLADGAIGTLLVTRGAEPSTAKSSLCLSAPDAVSEVHDDYVDAGARILTTNTWDANRVKLREHDWADSLEKINRAAVALAREAGAGEHIFVAGSVGPLGAMVKPYGSLALSQVREIFEEQIRILVEEGVDLLLLESFSNLLEAAEAVRAARGLSADIPIVAQMTFYADGRTAFGERAGDALRTLVAAGADAAGINCTLGPQETLDVFGQIASQVGAPLSVMPNAGYPTLIRGRNVYNASPDYFREYALEFVDHGAAIVGGCCGTTPEHVRAMARALSGAARRPLATAVEAVRESYPHAVVGETIETSHFKRKLASTSFAVTVEVEPPRGADCRSSIEAARLLRGLGVDAVNVTDNPMARLRMSSVAVAGLIQRETGLDAIVQFTTRDRNVLGIQSDLLGASALGLKALLCLGGDPLKIGDYPDGHQVSEVDTLGLLRIAKILNAGADLVGNPIGAPTSFAIGCAANPAARDLEVEFSKLRAKIEAGATFAQTQPVFDPAALETFFARPDARAIPVLVGLIPLKSLKQTLYFANEVPGMVVPEETIARMRRAAERGPEFEAEEGLAIARELAAAIAAVAPGMHVMPMQKYASVATILEAVPAAARRAAAAEGPS
- the metH gene encoding methionine synthase, with protein sequence MTPRAAKPHPRSPGDKGEKGDALAALLKERIVVIDGAMGTMIQAHGLDEAAYRGERFRAHPVDLRGNNDLLSITRPGIVEAIHRQYLEAGADVIETNTFNANAISMADYRLEPHVAEINREAARIARRAADAFAAAHGRPAFVAGSMGPTNRTLSLSTDVNRPGWREKRWDDFVGAYAEQAAALLEGGVDLLLVETVFDTLVAKAALFAIETVFESRGLRVPVMVSGTITDRSGRTLSGQLIEAFWISVSHADLLSVGLNCALGAPEMAPYLEELAGLAPVAVSAYPNAGLPNAFGGFDETPEKMAADLARFAERGWINFAGGCCGTTPEHIRRIAEAVRPFPPRVPASPPPYTRLSGLEPLTIRPDSNFIVVGERTNVTGSPKFARLVLEGDLEGALSVARQQVEGGANILDVNMDEGMLDSERAMRDFLSLVAAEPEISRLPIMVDSSRWPVLEAGLQCLQGKGVVNSLSLKEGEEEFRRQAKLVRRYGAAVVVMAFDEEGQATTTERRVAICRRAHAILTELGFPSSDVIFDPNVLTIATGIEEHDAYAVSFLEAVRRIKSELPGCKVSGGVSNISFSFRGNRGVREAMHSAFLYHAIRAGMDMGIVNAGQLEVYEEIDPELRERVEDVLLNRRPDATERLLALAESVRGKERGAAAEEDWRSAPVEERLAHALVKGIVDHVDEDVEEARLKLGRPLAVIEGPLMAGMNVVGDLFGSGKMFLPQVVKSARVMKRAVAVLLPYLEAEKTAGERSNAGKVLLATVKGDVHDIGKNIVGVVLSCNNYEVIDLGVMVPADRILRAARERNVDVVGLSGLITPSLDEMVHVAQALEREGFSVPLLIGGATTSPLHTAIRIAPAYSAPVVHVPDASRAVAAVSALLSADRASFARAHRERQEQARAAHLARGERPLLPLEEARRRRTPIDWEREPPATPSFFGARTIEALPWDELLPLIDWTPFFHAWGMRGRYPQILEDAEAGSRARELYLDAGRMLDRLAAGGRVRVRAAFGFFPAAARGDDVAIFDPADPQRPIGAFHTLRQQGERPEGEPNQALADFVASEGPGPRDAVGAFVVTAGGEIDEIARDHEREHDDYAAIMVKTLGDRLVEAGAEWLHRRARQEWGFGRDERLTVEDLLKERYRGIRPAPGYPACPDHTEKEVIFRLLDAQARTGVRLTESFAMSPGSSIAGFYFAHPRARYFAVGRIGRDQAADYAARKGLSLAEVERWLGPSLGYDPLPASPAAVPV